Proteins encoded by one window of Kribbella flavida DSM 17836:
- a CDS encoding carbohydrate ABC transporter permease, which produces MTTSELDHLEATGTAQPKHQAERPRLRWTRVLLHLFLLAGAVVMALPFAWMVLSSFKPLEEIFIQPPKLLPKVWQPENYRNALEAADFVRGFVNSLYIAVIVVVVSVFTAAMAAYAFARIRFTGRGPLFMVFLATLMVPVQLTVIPLYLILGRLNWIDTHLALIVPASLFNAFGVFLLRQYVRGIPIELEEAAAIDGAGRARIFLTVILPLLRTPMVALGIFTFLGQWNSFFHPLIFLNSDSLFTLPLVVNQFKGTYSSDWTGLMAAATLAAAPLLIVFVIAQRQIVEGIALSGSKS; this is translated from the coding sequence ATGACCACGTCAGAACTGGACCACCTCGAAGCCACCGGCACGGCTCAGCCGAAGCACCAGGCCGAGCGGCCCCGGCTGCGCTGGACGCGCGTCCTGCTGCACCTGTTCCTGCTGGCGGGCGCCGTCGTGATGGCGCTGCCCTTCGCCTGGATGGTGCTGAGCTCGTTCAAGCCGCTGGAGGAGATCTTCATCCAGCCCCCGAAGCTGCTGCCGAAGGTCTGGCAGCCGGAGAACTACCGCAACGCACTGGAGGCCGCTGACTTCGTCAGAGGTTTCGTCAACAGCCTGTACATCGCGGTGATCGTGGTCGTGGTGTCGGTCTTCACCGCGGCGATGGCGGCCTACGCCTTCGCGCGGATCCGGTTCACCGGACGGGGTCCGCTGTTCATGGTGTTCCTGGCGACCTTGATGGTGCCGGTCCAGCTGACCGTGATCCCGCTCTACCTCATTCTCGGCCGGCTGAACTGGATCGACACCCACCTGGCGCTGATCGTGCCGGCGTCGCTGTTCAACGCGTTCGGCGTCTTCCTGCTGCGCCAGTACGTCCGGGGTATCCCGATCGAGCTCGAGGAAGCCGCGGCGATCGACGGCGCCGGCCGGGCCAGGATCTTCCTGACCGTCATCCTGCCGCTGCTGCGCACGCCGATGGTCGCTCTGGGCATCTTCACGTTCCTCGGCCAGTGGAACAGCTTCTTCCACCCACTGATCTTCCTGAACTCCGACAGCTTGTTCACGCTGCCGCTGGTCGTCAACCAGTTCAAGGGCACGTACTCCAGCGACTGGACCGGCCTGATGGCCGCGGCGACCCTGGCCGCCGCTCCCCTGCTGATCGTTTTCGTCATCGCCCAACGGCAGATCGTCGAAGGAATCGCACTGTCCGGCTCGAAGAGCTGA
- a CDS encoding carbohydrate ABC transporter permease: MTTTVRRPTRTPPRSGADKPARPGSGQRRRRDNLAGYLFLAPQLIGLLVFMLGPLVFAVVLSVSHWDGFGARSWAGLSNFGTVLQDPQLRTSAKNTIWYTVLSVPGTMVSAFVVAYLLQKVKRKSFYRTFYFAPVVTSTVAVAAIWLWLFNPEIGPLNALLRRVGMPAPDWLQDARFVIPAFALVGIWQGLGYQIVMMMAGLENVPRTLLEAADIDGASEWQKMRRITIPLLSPTILFLSVTSVIGSFQIFDYIYVFMGANAPASSRTVVYEIYQKAFVEFDFGLGSAIAVFLFAALLALTGLQLLAQKRWVHYTE, encoded by the coding sequence ATGACCACGACCGTACGACGTCCGACCCGAACGCCGCCACGGTCGGGAGCGGACAAACCCGCCCGGCCGGGCAGCGGGCAGCGACGGCGCCGGGACAACCTGGCCGGCTACCTGTTCCTGGCGCCGCAGCTGATCGGCCTGCTCGTGTTCATGCTCGGGCCACTGGTGTTCGCCGTGGTCCTCAGCGTGTCGCACTGGGACGGCTTCGGCGCCCGGTCCTGGGCGGGCCTGTCCAACTTCGGCACCGTGCTGCAGGATCCACAGCTGCGCACCTCGGCCAAGAACACGATCTGGTACACGGTCCTGTCGGTGCCCGGAACGATGGTCTCGGCGTTCGTTGTCGCGTACCTGCTGCAAAAGGTGAAGCGCAAGTCGTTCTACCGCACGTTCTACTTCGCTCCGGTCGTCACCTCGACGGTGGCCGTGGCGGCGATCTGGTTGTGGCTGTTCAACCCCGAGATCGGCCCGCTCAACGCGCTGCTGCGACGCGTCGGGATGCCGGCTCCGGACTGGTTGCAGGACGCCCGTTTCGTGATCCCGGCCTTCGCCCTGGTCGGGATCTGGCAAGGTCTGGGCTACCAGATCGTGATGATGATGGCCGGTTTGGAGAACGTCCCGCGCACGCTGCTCGAGGCCGCCGACATCGACGGCGCCTCGGAGTGGCAGAAGATGCGCCGGATCACGATCCCGCTGCTGTCACCAACGATCCTGTTCCTGTCGGTCACCTCGGTGATCGGGTCGTTCCAGATCTTCGACTACATCTACGTCTTCATGGGCGCCAACGCGCCCGCGTCGTCCCGGACGGTGGTGTACGAGATCTACCAGAAGGCCTTCGTCGAGTTCGACTTCGGCCTCGGGTCCGCGATCGCCGTCTTCCTGTTCGCCGCCCTGCTGGCGCTGACCGGCCTGCAACTCCTGGCCCAGAAGAGATGGGTTCACTACACCGAATGA
- a CDS encoding glycoside hydrolase family 38 C-terminal domain-containing protein has translation MTGSTRSSWWDSTIARTGLIDRTAETAHGAGGGTLRFWLEPLFRADGSGGLLQAVRVELAGDRPPRTATARTEGGTQVPCVVEAAPAGTVRLLLPAVDEDTTVTIEFPEVAPGVEFAVRLRPQRRWTLHLVQHSHLDIGYTDPQGTVLAEGRSYLDACLDLARTTDSWPEEARFRWSVEGLSSFEQWAAARTPRQVEEFVDRVREGRLELTAMPFNLHTETCSTDELHELLRPARAVSRRYGLPIVTAMQTDVPGQVVGLPDVLVANGIDYLSVAHNWAGRAVPHLVGGANLPRLFRWRASDGRSVLVWRTDTPHGLAYMEGSIIGFDESYARVDELLPAYLSSLSANPYPHAGKGIPGYPILDAQFDRDPYPWDILHLRVLGTFADNGPPRYVAAETVRQWNETWAYPRMRLSRHEDFFRDAEDRLGDSLETFEGDWTDWWVDGVGAGVVPMALNRQAQSTLADAQTLSTLSGILGADGVHEDTEEAPAVYDKISLFNEHTWGAGDPWTHGCVAHQSGERQWIWKYSQAVDAHDRADVLLDRARARLAERVPRGADALASYAVVNTTSWSRTDRVELFLADSVIRLGQRVQLVDSRTDEVIPFVERAQVNPLHRMAGRFVQCIVADIPAMSVVRLDVRPADDPAEPTYGLDATTSTVLENEFLVVQVDLARARISSIVDKGTGRELVAQSSAFGFNGYVYDQYATAGGFNHQSSKTVADDSMHLLAGRWEAPPAAMVARESTAIGETLVYECVPAGTSKLRTTVTLPRGIARVDIVNRVVKPSTLVKESAFFAFPFATDSPRIRTETTGGVLGTDLPAVPGSATHLRAVRRWVTLDDADGTVAWATHDAPLVQLGRISIPYVPYPSSMTTDEPGTIYSWAHNNIWDTNFPSEQAFDQEFRYSLTFGPPAPGTAPAELGMRLAAAESRPLRALRVTGEPGPAPAAQPLLEVGDPRIRVVGLTSPDDNTVLIRLQSFADEPVECQVRPFFDWTSAFAATYLGERLEQLTPGPDTAIPLALPPRGTGALALTRG, from the coding sequence ATGACAGGTTCGACTCGATCCTCCTGGTGGGACAGCACGATCGCCCGGACCGGATTGATCGATCGCACGGCGGAGACGGCGCACGGCGCGGGCGGTGGCACGCTCCGGTTCTGGCTGGAGCCGCTGTTCCGGGCCGACGGATCCGGCGGCCTGCTCCAGGCGGTCCGGGTCGAGCTCGCCGGCGACCGCCCGCCGCGGACCGCCACGGCGCGCACCGAGGGCGGCACCCAGGTGCCGTGCGTGGTCGAAGCCGCTCCGGCCGGCACCGTGCGGCTGCTGCTGCCGGCGGTCGACGAGGACACCACGGTCACGATCGAGTTTCCGGAGGTCGCGCCGGGCGTGGAGTTCGCCGTCCGGCTCCGGCCGCAGCGACGCTGGACGCTGCACCTCGTGCAGCACTCGCACCTCGACATCGGCTACACCGACCCGCAGGGCACCGTCCTGGCCGAAGGCCGGTCGTACCTCGACGCCTGCCTCGACCTCGCCCGCACCACGGACAGCTGGCCCGAGGAAGCGCGGTTCCGCTGGTCGGTGGAAGGGTTGTCGTCGTTCGAGCAGTGGGCGGCCGCTCGGACCCCCCGCCAGGTCGAGGAGTTCGTCGACCGCGTGCGCGAAGGCCGCCTGGAACTCACCGCGATGCCGTTCAACCTGCACACCGAGACTTGTTCCACCGACGAGCTGCACGAGCTGCTCCGGCCCGCCCGCGCGGTGAGCCGGCGGTACGGGCTGCCGATCGTGACCGCGATGCAGACCGACGTCCCGGGCCAGGTGGTCGGTCTGCCCGACGTACTCGTTGCGAACGGCATCGACTACCTGTCGGTGGCGCACAACTGGGCCGGCCGCGCGGTGCCACACCTGGTCGGCGGAGCCAACCTGCCGCGGCTGTTCAGGTGGCGTGCCTCGGACGGCCGCAGCGTGCTGGTGTGGCGCACCGACACCCCGCACGGCCTGGCGTACATGGAAGGCTCGATCATCGGTTTCGACGAGTCGTACGCGCGCGTGGACGAGTTGCTCCCGGCGTACCTGAGCTCACTGTCCGCGAACCCCTATCCCCATGCAGGCAAGGGCATCCCGGGCTACCCGATCCTCGACGCGCAGTTCGACCGGGACCCGTACCCCTGGGACATCCTGCACCTGCGCGTACTGGGCACCTTCGCCGACAACGGCCCGCCGCGCTACGTCGCCGCGGAGACCGTACGGCAGTGGAACGAGACCTGGGCCTACCCGCGGATGCGGCTGTCCCGGCACGAGGACTTCTTCCGCGACGCCGAGGACCGGCTCGGGGACTCCCTGGAGACGTTCGAGGGCGACTGGACCGACTGGTGGGTCGACGGGGTCGGTGCCGGAGTCGTCCCGATGGCGTTGAACCGGCAGGCCCAGTCGACGCTCGCCGACGCCCAGACGCTCAGCACGCTGAGCGGAATCCTGGGCGCGGACGGCGTGCACGAGGACACCGAGGAGGCGCCCGCGGTCTACGACAAGATCTCACTGTTCAACGAACACACCTGGGGCGCCGGCGACCCGTGGACCCACGGCTGCGTGGCCCACCAGTCCGGCGAACGCCAGTGGATCTGGAAGTACAGCCAGGCCGTCGACGCGCACGACCGGGCCGACGTACTGCTCGATCGGGCCCGCGCCCGGCTGGCCGAGCGCGTACCACGCGGCGCGGACGCGCTCGCCTCGTACGCGGTGGTGAACACCACGAGCTGGAGCCGGACCGACCGGGTGGAGTTGTTCCTGGCCGACAGCGTCATCAGGCTCGGCCAGCGGGTGCAGCTCGTCGACAGCCGGACCGACGAGGTGATTCCGTTCGTCGAGCGAGCCCAGGTCAACCCGCTGCACCGGATGGCCGGCCGATTCGTGCAGTGCATCGTCGCGGACATCCCGGCGATGAGCGTTGTCCGGCTGGACGTCCGGCCGGCCGACGACCCGGCCGAGCCGACGTACGGGCTCGACGCAACGACGTCCACGGTCCTGGAGAACGAGTTCCTCGTCGTCCAGGTCGATCTCGCCCGCGCCCGCATCAGCTCGATCGTTGACAAGGGCACCGGTCGCGAACTCGTCGCGCAGTCCTCCGCCTTCGGCTTCAACGGTTACGTCTACGACCAGTACGCGACGGCCGGCGGTTTCAACCACCAGTCGAGCAAAACCGTGGCGGACGACTCGATGCACCTGCTGGCCGGTCGGTGGGAGGCTCCGCCCGCGGCGATGGTCGCCCGCGAGTCCACGGCGATCGGCGAGACGCTCGTGTACGAATGCGTGCCGGCCGGCACCAGCAAGCTGCGCACCACCGTCACACTGCCGCGCGGAATCGCCCGGGTCGACATCGTGAACCGGGTGGTGAAGCCCTCGACGCTGGTCAAGGAGAGCGCGTTCTTCGCGTTCCCGTTCGCGACGGACAGTCCTCGCATCCGCACCGAGACCACGGGCGGTGTGCTGGGGACCGACCTTCCGGCGGTTCCTGGCTCCGCGACCCACCTGCGAGCAGTCCGGCGGTGGGTGACCCTGGACGACGCCGACGGAACCGTCGCCTGGGCCACCCATGACGCGCCCTTGGTCCAGCTCGGCCGCATCAGCATCCCGTACGTGCCGTACCCGTCGTCGATGACGACCGACGAGCCCGGCACCATCTACTCCTGGGCCCACAACAACATCTGGGACACCAACTTCCCCAGTGAGCAGGCCTTCGACCAGGAGTTCCGCTACTCCCTCACCTTCGGCCCGCCCGCGCCGGGAACCGCGCCGGCCGAACTCGGGATGCGCCTCGCCGCAGCAGAGAGCCGCCCCCTGCGCGCTCTCCGGGTCACCGGTGAACCGGGGCCCGCCCCGGCAGCCCAACCCCTGCTGGAAGTCGGCGACCCCCGAATCCGCGTCGTGGGCCTGACCTCACCGGACGACAACACCGTGCTGATCCGCCTCCAGTCGTTCGCCGACGAGCCGGTCGAGTGCCAGGTCCGGCCGTTCTTCGACTGGACGAGCGCGTTCGCCGCCACCTATCTCGGCGAACGACTGGAGCAACTGACGCCCGGTCCCGACACCGCGATCCCGCTGGCGCTACCTCCCCGCGGTACGGGCGCGCTGGCACTCACCCGAGGCTGA
- a CDS encoding ROK family protein, with product MTSDKPFRPPADGVVYGALDVGGTHVTGALIAFDQRQPVVRSVTRVSLQPDGTAEHLLSTIASCADSLAGRSGMDWAVAVPGPFDHERGVAQYRSVGKFDALYGVDLRGELSARMQARPGSLTFVNDAEAFLIGEWSHGAASGHVRVVGITLGTGVGSAFLADGTIVADGPLVPPEGRADLLQHDGRPLEDTVSRRAIIARYRERTGQLLDVRDIAARARGGEAVAQTLLDGTFRALGQALDPWLLRFAPTLVVVGGSMTGSWDLLEPAISSGLTGRYAASGVLARAAHPDSAALVGAVQQVRRTERLE from the coding sequence ATGACCTCTGACAAGCCTTTCCGCCCGCCTGCCGATGGTGTCGTGTACGGCGCCTTGGACGTCGGTGGCACCCATGTGACCGGTGCGCTGATCGCCTTCGACCAGCGGCAGCCGGTGGTCCGTTCCGTGACACGGGTCTCGCTTCAGCCGGACGGCACGGCCGAGCATCTGCTGTCGACCATCGCGTCTTGCGCGGACTCCCTGGCCGGCCGTTCCGGGATGGACTGGGCAGTCGCCGTCCCGGGCCCCTTCGATCACGAGCGCGGCGTGGCGCAGTACCGGTCCGTCGGCAAGTTCGACGCCCTGTACGGCGTGGACCTGCGCGGCGAGCTGTCCGCGCGGATGCAGGCCCGGCCGGGTTCGCTCACGTTCGTGAACGACGCCGAGGCGTTCCTGATCGGCGAGTGGAGCCACGGAGCGGCGTCCGGGCACGTGCGCGTCGTCGGGATCACCTTGGGTACCGGCGTCGGCAGTGCCTTTCTTGCCGACGGCACCATCGTCGCCGACGGTCCGCTGGTCCCGCCGGAGGGCCGCGCGGATCTGCTGCAGCACGACGGCCGGCCGCTCGAGGACACTGTCAGCCGGCGGGCGATCATCGCGCGCTACCGCGAGCGGACCGGACAACTGCTGGATGTCCGCGACATCGCGGCGCGGGCGCGCGGCGGCGAGGCTGTCGCACAGACCCTGCTGGACGGGACCTTCCGGGCGCTGGGCCAGGCGCTGGATCCGTGGCTGCTCCGCTTCGCGCCGACCCTCGTCGTGGTCGGCGGCTCGATGACCGGGTCGTGGGACCTGCTCGAACCGGCGATCAGTTCCGGGCTCACCGGCCGGTACGCCGCGTCCGGCGTACTGGCTCGTGCCGCGCACCCGGACAGTGCCGCGTTGGTCGGAGCTGTCCAGCAGGTGCGTCGTACAGAACGCCTAGAGTGA
- a CDS encoding ABC transporter substrate-binding protein, translating to MKNPKDAVERTVSRRSFLSSAALASLSVAASGTLLSACGGGSSGGPAGGGGNGKATGAVTWASWVATPGEVGLLKKYSADYQQKTDVKTTYQTVTGDYLAKMLTQLQGGKAPDAFYADPSWLNKFVETNQVVDLEPYLSSADAPVKFADFFPGLVAWAKGADGKGVYGLPVDCNPSVFWFNKKLLSAAGVTQDPATAFEAGAWNLDAVTDLLSKVKATGKRGMVFEASWGQLFSWVTSLGGTAFDDAGKAVFDTDPKAQRAIEWLFDQMRAGTITYGGSLPKGQGVDALFYGGQLATVPGYGRWLLPNLKKLGGSVEYDIAPYPSEDGKTVMPVAVYTAAMAVNAKASSKEAAEAFAGYFVSPDGVRARLAGGGNAVPVLSGLEDIVTENNDPPHGKWFLEIAKNGYALPNAMARNAKKNTDFPLVMDTLLKSKAESPKSFSTKLANLLNG from the coding sequence ATGAAGAACCCCAAAGACGCCGTCGAGCGGACGGTGTCGCGGCGCAGCTTTCTGAGCTCGGCAGCGCTGGCGAGCCTCAGCGTGGCGGCGTCCGGCACGCTGTTGTCGGCCTGCGGCGGCGGGAGCAGCGGCGGACCGGCCGGCGGAGGCGGCAACGGCAAGGCCACCGGTGCGGTCACCTGGGCCAGCTGGGTCGCGACCCCTGGTGAAGTCGGTCTGCTGAAGAAGTATTCCGCCGACTACCAGCAGAAGACCGACGTCAAGACGACCTACCAGACCGTCACCGGTGACTATCTGGCCAAGATGCTCACCCAGCTGCAGGGCGGCAAGGCGCCGGATGCCTTCTACGCCGACCCGTCGTGGCTCAACAAGTTCGTCGAGACCAACCAGGTCGTGGATCTCGAGCCGTACCTGTCCTCGGCCGACGCGCCGGTGAAGTTCGCCGACTTCTTCCCCGGACTGGTGGCCTGGGCGAAGGGAGCCGACGGCAAGGGTGTGTACGGCCTGCCGGTCGACTGCAACCCCTCGGTGTTCTGGTTCAACAAGAAGTTGCTGTCGGCAGCCGGCGTCACCCAGGACCCGGCCACCGCCTTCGAGGCCGGCGCCTGGAACCTCGACGCGGTGACCGATCTGCTCAGCAAGGTCAAGGCGACCGGCAAACGGGGCATGGTGTTCGAAGCCAGCTGGGGCCAGCTGTTCAGCTGGGTGACTTCGCTGGGCGGCACGGCCTTCGACGACGCCGGCAAGGCTGTCTTCGACACAGACCCGAAGGCCCAGCGTGCGATCGAGTGGCTCTTCGACCAGATGCGGGCCGGCACCATCACGTACGGCGGATCGTTGCCGAAGGGACAGGGCGTCGACGCCTTGTTCTACGGCGGTCAGCTGGCCACGGTTCCGGGCTACGGCCGCTGGCTGCTGCCGAACCTGAAGAAGCTCGGCGGCAGTGTCGAGTACGACATCGCTCCCTACCCGTCGGAGGACGGCAAGACGGTGATGCCGGTGGCCGTCTACACCGCGGCGATGGCCGTCAACGCCAAGGCGAGCAGCAAGGAAGCGGCCGAGGCGTTCGCGGGGTACTTCGTCAGCCCCGACGGCGTGCGGGCCCGGCTGGCCGGCGGCGGGAACGCGGTGCCCGTCCTGTCCGGACTGGAAGACATCGTCACCGAGAACAACGACCCGCCGCACGGCAAGTGGTTCCTCGAGATCGCCAAGAACGGGTACGCGCTGCCGAACGCGATGGCCCGCAACGCGAAGAAGAACACCGACTTCCCGCTGGTGATGGACACCCTGCTGAAGTCCAAGGCCGAGTCGCCGAAGTCGTTCAGCACGAAGCTGGCGAATCTCCTGAACGGATGA
- a CDS encoding LacI family DNA-binding transcriptional regulator — protein MPRRRAVDGSAPTMRDVASLAEVSPMTVSRVLQDHPNVSAENRRRVLAAVKQLGYRRNDLARVLSQGRRLGAVGLIVTNLANPFYARLALGIESVVTRDGIRVMVTNSDEDPDRERAAVGDFVSRQVDGIIIVPAGSNHEYLVDDVPERTPIAMVARPPTGVEADCVLVDDFGGAYEATRRLILHGRTRIGFVGNPPSVYTGSERFRGYCAALEAAGVPLRDSYVKRARDIASAERALAELLALPEPPDAVFCTNNRNTLGAYRAVHRVSAEVVLAGFDDFELSDMLSVPTLIVDYDADELGRRAAQLLLERLQPGDRRYTGPMRRAVVPTTVVEHGFG, from the coding sequence ATGCCCCGCAGGCGAGCAGTGGACGGCTCGGCGCCCACCATGCGCGACGTCGCGTCGCTGGCCGAGGTGAGCCCGATGACGGTGTCGCGGGTCCTCCAGGACCACCCGAACGTGTCGGCCGAGAACCGCCGGCGTGTGCTCGCGGCGGTCAAGCAGCTGGGCTACCGCCGCAACGACCTGGCGCGGGTGCTGAGCCAGGGCCGGCGGCTGGGTGCGGTCGGCCTGATCGTCACCAATCTGGCGAACCCGTTCTACGCCCGGCTGGCGCTGGGCATCGAGTCGGTCGTCACCCGCGACGGCATCCGGGTGATGGTGACCAACAGCGACGAGGATCCCGACCGGGAGCGGGCCGCGGTCGGCGACTTCGTCTCGCGGCAGGTCGACGGCATCATCATCGTGCCCGCCGGGTCGAACCACGAGTACCTGGTGGACGACGTCCCCGAGCGCACGCCGATCGCGATGGTCGCACGGCCGCCGACGGGCGTCGAGGCCGACTGTGTCCTGGTCGACGACTTCGGTGGCGCCTACGAAGCGACTCGGCGGCTCATTCTGCACGGCCGCACCCGGATCGGGTTCGTCGGGAACCCGCCCTCGGTCTACACCGGCTCGGAACGCTTCCGCGGGTACTGCGCCGCGCTGGAAGCCGCCGGTGTGCCGTTGCGGGACAGCTACGTCAAGCGCGCCCGCGACATCGCTTCGGCGGAGCGAGCCTTGGCCGAACTGCTCGCCCTGCCGGAGCCGCCTGACGCCGTCTTCTGCACGAACAACCGCAACACGCTCGGTGCGTACCGGGCCGTGCACCGAGTGTCCGCCGAGGTCGTCCTCGCCGGCTTCGACGACTTCGAGCTGTCCGACATGCTCAGCGTGCCGACGCTCATCGTCGACTACGACGCCGACGAGCTGGGCCGCCGGGCCGCTCAACTCCTGCTGGAGCGGCTGCAACCGGGGGATCGGCGCTATACAGGGCCGATGCGACGGGCCGTCGTACCGACCACCGTTGTGGAGCACGGTTTCGGCTGA
- a CDS encoding glycoside hydrolase family 76 protein has protein sequence MHPERSALSRRAFTAGLGGLSLAALLPTGVQSATAAPGKSKWADRALVSYTALQRYLYLPDTGLYKENHPTLTGENPYSYVWPLREATAATIDVNQLPPAGRRYDDDVKRRFKALELYWDAPRGAYDSYPPEPLGTRGDPFYDDNAVIGLEFVRRYRLSGDREMLRLAARVFDFVVKAWDTDPNRPVPGGMHWVAASWNPYRGAANVTSLASELAAHLYEATGDQRYLEWARRTYDWVREALGRGPGLYANGIRLDETVEETLWTYNSGSMIGAAALLYRSTRNKADLSKAVQDAEAAMAYWTRNDRLYNQPAIFNAILFANLLLLESIKPSQSYRDVMTSYAERIWQSNRDESTGLFRFQHSGGGAPDPALRPQTLHQSAAIQIFALLAWRPSDYKFAA, from the coding sequence ATGCATCCGGAACGTTCCGCACTGTCGCGCCGCGCATTCACCGCCGGCCTCGGCGGCCTGAGCCTGGCCGCCCTGTTGCCCACCGGAGTCCAGTCGGCCACGGCCGCCCCCGGCAAGAGCAAGTGGGCCGACCGCGCTCTGGTCAGCTACACCGCCCTGCAGCGCTACCTGTACCTGCCGGACACCGGCCTGTACAAGGAGAACCACCCCACCTTGACCGGGGAGAACCCGTACTCCTACGTCTGGCCCCTCCGCGAAGCCACCGCGGCCACCATCGACGTGAACCAGTTGCCGCCGGCCGGCAGGCGCTACGACGACGACGTGAAGCGGCGCTTCAAGGCGCTGGAGCTGTACTGGGACGCTCCCCGCGGCGCCTACGACTCCTACCCGCCGGAGCCGCTGGGCACCCGAGGCGATCCCTTCTACGACGACAACGCCGTCATCGGCCTGGAGTTCGTACGCCGCTACCGGCTGTCCGGGGACCGGGAGATGCTGAGGCTGGCGGCGAGGGTGTTCGACTTCGTCGTCAAGGCCTGGGACACCGACCCCAACCGCCCGGTCCCCGGTGGAATGCACTGGGTCGCTGCTTCCTGGAATCCGTACCGGGGAGCCGCCAACGTCACCAGCCTGGCCTCGGAGCTCGCGGCGCATCTCTACGAGGCGACCGGTGACCAGCGCTACCTCGAGTGGGCGCGCCGGACCTACGACTGGGTGCGCGAAGCCCTCGGTCGCGGGCCGGGCCTGTACGCGAACGGCATCCGCCTCGACGAGACCGTCGAGGAGACGCTGTGGACCTACAACTCGGGATCGATGATCGGCGCGGCGGCGCTGCTCTACCGATCGACCAGGAACAAGGCGGATCTGAGCAAGGCGGTCCAGGACGCCGAAGCCGCGATGGCGTACTGGACCCGGAACGACCGGCTCTACAACCAGCCGGCCATCTTCAACGCGATCCTGTTCGCCAACCTGCTGCTGCTCGAGTCGATCAAGCCCTCGCAGAGCTACCGCGACGTCATGACGTCGTACGCCGAGCGGATCTGGCAGTCGAACCGCGATGAGAGCACCGGGCTGTTCCGCTTCCAGCACTCCGGTGGTGGAGCACCCGATCCCGCCCTGCGCCCCCAGACGCTGCACCAGTCGGCAGCCATCCAGATCTTCGCTCTGCTGGCCTGGCGGCCGAGCGACTACAAGTTCGCCGCCTGA